One genomic segment of Polyangiaceae bacterium includes these proteins:
- the flgL gene encoding flagellar hook-associated protein FlgL, translated as MRVSEGLKYGMVSRNLARLSAEHADASQKALSGSRVARPSDDPVAAAELIRNRSAQARVEARRGTVRNTLGDTELAENALAEASDLFVRAKELAMQGANGSLSADERSSLAEGVRALREQLVTLGNSQGARGYLFAGSQTSTQPFDAAGTFSGDDADLEVDLGAGGPTVIDLAGAEAFTVAGGRDVFADLTALETALASNNQTAVAATLDGLDAAHEQLVQARSKVGLLGDKLRTSDALLEQLNVGLAQQDQRVSQADPFESYSRMMTLGQTLEQAVTVSRQILDLSALNRF; from the coding sequence ATGAGAGTCAGCGAAGGTTTGAAGTACGGAATGGTGTCGCGCAACCTGGCGCGGCTGAGCGCCGAGCACGCTGATGCGAGCCAAAAAGCTCTTTCGGGGTCGCGCGTCGCGCGCCCCTCGGACGACCCAGTCGCCGCCGCGGAATTGATCCGCAATCGCTCTGCTCAAGCGCGAGTCGAGGCGCGGCGCGGGACCGTCCGCAACACCCTGGGCGACACGGAGCTGGCCGAGAACGCTCTGGCAGAAGCGTCAGACCTGTTCGTGCGAGCGAAGGAGCTCGCCATGCAGGGCGCCAACGGCAGCCTTTCCGCCGACGAGCGCAGCTCCCTCGCAGAAGGCGTCCGCGCTCTGCGCGAACAACTCGTGACCCTGGGCAATAGCCAGGGCGCGCGGGGCTACCTATTCGCGGGGAGTCAAACCAGCACCCAGCCCTTCGACGCGGCAGGGACCTTCTCGGGTGACGATGCGGACCTCGAGGTCGATCTGGGGGCCGGCGGCCCCACGGTCATCGATCTGGCCGGCGCAGAAGCTTTCACCGTGGCGGGCGGTCGCGACGTGTTCGCGGACCTGACCGCCCTGGAGACCGCCCTGGCGAGCAACAACCAGACGGCAGTAGCGGCCACCTTGGACGGCCTGGACGCGGCTCATGAACAGTTGGTGCAGGCGCGCAGCAAGGTGGGACTGCTGGGTGACAAGCTACGAACCAGCGACGCGCTACTCGAGCAACTCAACGTCGGCCTGGCGCAGCAGGACCAACGCGTCAGTCAAGCCGACCCCTTCGAGTCCTACTCGAGGATGATGACCCTGGGGCAAACCTTGGAACAGGCCGTGACCGTCTCGCGGCAGATCTTGGATCTCAGTGCTCTCAACCGATTCTGA
- a CDS encoding carbon storage regulator yields MLVIARRKGQRIVIGADIEIIVADATRRQVKIGIVAPKSTPIMRGEVFDEIERANREALDMSADDALEQLEPAACARVDSGK; encoded by the coding sequence ATGCTCGTGATCGCGCGACGCAAGGGACAGCGAATCGTCATCGGCGCTGACATCGAGATCATCGTTGCCGATGCGACGCGTCGGCAGGTGAAGATCGGTATCGTCGCCCCGAAGTCCACGCCAATCATGCGTGGAGAAGTCTTCGACGAAATCGAGCGCGCCAATCGCGAAGCGCTGGACATGAGTGCAGACGACGCCCTGGAGCAGCTCGAGCCAGCTGCCTGCGCGCGCGTCGACTCCGGCAAGTAG